A window from Streptomyces subrutilus encodes these proteins:
- a CDS encoding 4-(cytidine 5'-diphospho)-2-C-methyl-D-erythritol kinase, whose product MTGVAGGTDRRTRGPAARAAVTVRVPAKVNVRLAVGAARPDGFHDLANVFLAVSLFDEVTATPADALTVTCEGPDAAEVPLDRTNLAARAAEVLAARAGREPAVHLHIAKRIPVAGGMAGGSADGAAALLACDALWGLDTPRAELLDLCAGLGSDVPFSLVGAAALGTGRGELLTPVDAGTFHWVFAVADGGLSTPAVFREFDRLTAGTDVPEPACGPALLAALAAGDPDALAATLANDLQPAALALRPRLADTLAAGTAAGALAGIVSGSGPTTAFLVRDAAAAAEVAAALAASGTCRATHVASGPVPGATVLP is encoded by the coding sequence GTGACCGGGGTGGCGGGCGGCACCGACCGCCGCACCCGCGGCCCCGCCGCGCGCGCCGCCGTCACCGTGCGCGTCCCCGCGAAGGTCAACGTCCGGCTCGCGGTGGGCGCGGCCCGTCCCGACGGCTTCCACGACCTGGCCAACGTCTTCCTGGCGGTCTCCCTCTTCGACGAGGTCACCGCCACCCCCGCCGACGCGCTCACGGTCACCTGCGAGGGCCCGGACGCCGCCGAGGTGCCGCTGGACCGCACCAACCTCGCCGCCCGCGCCGCCGAGGTGCTCGCCGCGCGGGCCGGCCGGGAGCCGGCCGTCCACCTCCACATCGCCAAGCGCATCCCGGTGGCCGGCGGGATGGCGGGCGGCAGCGCGGACGGGGCCGCCGCCCTGCTCGCCTGCGACGCCCTGTGGGGCCTGGACACCCCGCGGGCCGAGCTCCTCGACCTCTGCGCCGGGCTCGGCAGCGACGTCCCCTTCAGCCTGGTGGGCGCAGCCGCCCTCGGCACCGGCCGCGGCGAGCTGCTGACCCCGGTCGACGCGGGCACCTTCCACTGGGTGTTCGCCGTCGCCGACGGAGGGCTGTCCACCCCGGCCGTCTTCCGCGAGTTCGACCGCCTCACCGCCGGTACGGACGTCCCCGAGCCGGCCTGCGGCCCCGCGCTGCTGGCCGCCCTCGCCGCGGGCGACCCGGACGCGCTGGCCGCCACCCTCGCCAACGACCTCCAGCCGGCCGCCCTGGCCCTGCGGCCCCGGCTCGCCGACACCCTCGCCGCGGGCACGGCCGCCGGCGCCCTGGCCGGGATCGTCTCCGGCTCCGGCCCCACCACGGCCTTCCTGGTGCGGGACGCGGCCGCCGCCGCCGAGGTTGCCGCCGCCCTGGCCGCGTCCGGCACCTGCCGCGCCACGCACGTGGCGTCCGGGCCGGTGCCGGGGGCCACCGTCCTGCCGTAG
- a CDS encoding ABC-F family ATP-binding cassette domain-containing protein, with protein sequence MAVNLVNVEAVSKVYGTRTLLDGISLGVSEGDRIGVVGRNGDGKTTLIRMLAKLEEPDSGRVTQNSGLRMGVLTQHDSLDPAATVRHEIIGDMADHEWAGNAKIRDVLTGLFGGLDLPGFGQGLDTVIGPLSGGERRRIALAQLLIADQDLLVLDEPTNHLDVEGISWLAGHLQERRSALVCVTHDRWFLDQVCTRMWDVQRGDVHEYEGGYSDYVFARAERDRIAATEESKRQNLMRKELAWLRRGAPARTSKPRYRIEAANELIADVPPPRDTSELMKFANARLGKTVFDLEDVSVHAGPKVLLEHLTWHLGPGDRIGLVGVNGAGKTSLLRALAEAARTQGEVQPAAGKVVVGKTVKLAYLSQEVGELDPSLRVLEAVQRVRDRVDLGKGREMTAGQLCEQFGFTKEKQWTPVGDLSGGERRRLQILRLLMDEPNVLFLDEPTNDLDIETLTQLEDLLDGWPGSMIVISHDRFFIERTTDTVMALLGDASLRMLPRGLDEYLERRRRMIEAAAPAPAPAAPKSSSSGDARAAKKELQKIERQLNKLSDRESALHAQIAEHATDYDKVAKLDAELRELLSDRDDLEMRWLELAEEA encoded by the coding sequence ATGGCCGTCAATCTGGTCAATGTCGAGGCAGTCAGCAAGGTGTACGGCACACGTACCCTGCTCGACGGCATCTCCCTCGGCGTGTCCGAGGGGGACCGGATCGGCGTCGTGGGCCGCAACGGCGACGGCAAGACCACCCTCATCCGGATGCTCGCCAAACTGGAGGAGCCCGACAGCGGCCGGGTCACCCAGAACAGCGGCCTGCGCATGGGCGTCCTCACCCAGCACGACTCGCTCGACCCGGCGGCCACCGTCCGGCACGAGATCATCGGCGACATGGCCGACCACGAATGGGCCGGCAACGCCAAGATCCGCGACGTGCTGACCGGTCTCTTCGGCGGCCTGGACCTGCCCGGCTTCGGCCAGGGCCTGGACACCGTCATCGGCCCGCTCTCCGGCGGCGAGCGCCGCCGCATCGCGCTGGCCCAGCTGCTCATCGCCGACCAGGACCTGCTCGTCCTCGACGAGCCCACCAACCACCTCGACGTCGAGGGCATCTCCTGGCTGGCCGGGCACCTCCAGGAACGCCGCTCCGCGCTCGTCTGCGTCACCCACGACCGCTGGTTCCTCGACCAGGTCTGCACCCGCATGTGGGACGTGCAGCGCGGTGACGTCCACGAGTACGAGGGCGGCTACAGCGACTACGTCTTCGCCCGCGCCGAGCGCGACCGCATCGCGGCCACCGAGGAGTCCAAGCGGCAGAACCTGATGCGCAAGGAGCTCGCCTGGCTGCGCCGCGGCGCCCCCGCGCGCACCTCCAAGCCCCGCTACCGCATCGAGGCCGCCAACGAGCTCATCGCCGACGTGCCGCCGCCGCGCGACACCTCCGAGCTGATGAAGTTCGCCAACGCCCGCCTGGGCAAGACCGTCTTCGACCTGGAGGACGTCAGTGTCCACGCCGGGCCCAAGGTGCTCCTCGAACACCTCACCTGGCACCTGGGCCCCGGCGACCGCATCGGCCTCGTCGGCGTCAACGGCGCCGGCAAGACCTCCCTGCTGCGCGCGCTGGCCGAAGCCGCCCGCACCCAGGGCGAGGTGCAGCCCGCCGCGGGCAAGGTCGTCGTCGGCAAGACCGTCAAGCTGGCCTACCTCTCGCAGGAGGTCGGCGAACTCGACCCGTCCCTGCGGGTCCTGGAGGCGGTCCAGCGGGTGCGCGACCGCGTCGACCTCGGCAAGGGCCGCGAGATGACGGCGGGCCAGCTGTGCGAGCAGTTCGGCTTCACCAAGGAGAAGCAGTGGACGCCGGTCGGCGACCTCTCCGGCGGCGAGCGCCGCCGCCTGCAGATCCTGCGGCTGCTGATGGACGAGCCGAACGTCCTCTTCCTCGACGAGCCCACCAACGACCTCGACATCGAGACCCTCACGCAGCTGGAGGACCTCCTCGACGGCTGGCCCGGCTCGATGATCGTGATCTCCCACGACCGGTTCTTCATCGAGCGCACCACCGACACCGTGATGGCCCTCCTCGGCGACGCCAGCCTGCGCATGCTGCCCCGCGGCCTGGACGAGTACCTGGAGCGCCGCCGGCGGATGATCGAGGCGGCCGCTCCGGCGCCCGCCCCGGCCGCCCCGAAGTCCAGCTCCTCGGGGGACGCGCGCGCGGCGAAGAAGGAGCTGCAGAAGATCGAACGGCAGCTGAACAAGCTCTCCGACCGCGAGTCGGCCCTGCACGCGCAGATCGCCGAGCACGCCACCGACTACGACAAGGTGGCCAAGCTCGACGCCGAGTTGAGGGAACTGCTGTCCGACCGGGACGACTTGGAGATGCGCTGGCTGGAGCTGGCCGAGGAGGCGTAG
- a CDS encoding PQQ-binding-like beta-propeller repeat protein yields MTEPPQPPNQPPTPSGYGHLPGPPQSGYGQPPQGANPYAQQPPTVSGHGGAHGPDGQPGRQQHPQPVPQPGYGYPPQPSTVPFGAPGTPGAPGTPPRRRPAALIVAAAVVGALVLGAVGYAAFSNDGGKKPVPPVAQGSTPADAKPSASVDKGDGSGNGAADTDLNSGRKPGEDKVLWLKTAAIDGPGAGVEADGQWIVGDTVVKSVWKSLTGYAAADGKEKWTLPFPAPICSTTPQTTADGKTVVLYRDGESDSASCTRMRAVDLATGREAWSKEVPKEQLFDIFTSPTVGITGDTVAISRAGTASAFRVSTGDRLFASPQAEGCKPSAYAAGNGRLVALATCLDDDKTAEIQGTDPVTGKKGWTYRVPKGFKVTSVYSVDPLVVDLGNETTKERVITVIGPDGRQGANLVAEGKFPLGCGDTDVFRSLLVCSSAAVDAGTLYLATAPDRTAGNELVAFDLAGGKQKWRTPAGPGRTLTPLKAANGQLVAYREAEDEQGGEILSVPAAGGAPTTLLRNPSGPAAAVESSFSSPKADYVDGRFFLSVTNLRAKGTDEKLLMVFGK; encoded by the coding sequence ATGACCGAGCCGCCCCAGCCGCCGAACCAGCCGCCGACACCTTCCGGTTACGGGCACCTCCCGGGTCCGCCGCAGTCCGGCTACGGCCAACCGCCGCAGGGCGCCAACCCGTACGCACAGCAGCCGCCGACCGTTTCCGGCCACGGCGGCGCCCACGGCCCGGACGGGCAACCGGGCCGACAGCAGCACCCGCAGCCCGTCCCGCAGCCCGGGTACGGCTACCCGCCGCAGCCGTCGACCGTGCCGTTCGGCGCCCCCGGCACACCCGGCGCCCCCGGCACCCCGCCCCGGCGCAGGCCGGCCGCCCTGATCGTCGCCGCGGCCGTCGTCGGCGCCCTCGTCCTCGGGGCCGTCGGATACGCGGCGTTCTCCAACGACGGGGGCAAGAAGCCGGTCCCGCCCGTCGCACAGGGCTCCACGCCCGCCGACGCCAAGCCCTCCGCCTCCGTGGACAAGGGCGACGGCAGCGGCAACGGAGCCGCCGACACCGACCTCAACTCCGGCCGCAAGCCGGGCGAGGACAAGGTCCTCTGGCTGAAGACCGCCGCGATCGACGGCCCGGGCGCGGGCGTGGAGGCCGACGGCCAGTGGATCGTCGGCGACACCGTCGTCAAGAGCGTCTGGAAGTCCCTGACCGGCTACGCCGCCGCCGACGGCAAAGAGAAGTGGACCCTCCCCTTCCCCGCACCGATCTGCTCGACCACCCCGCAGACCACCGCCGACGGCAAGACCGTCGTCCTGTACCGCGACGGCGAGTCCGACAGCGCCTCCTGCACCCGGATGCGCGCGGTGGACCTCGCCACGGGCAGGGAGGCCTGGTCGAAGGAGGTGCCCAAGGAACAGCTCTTCGACATCTTCACCAGCCCCACCGTCGGCATCACGGGCGACACCGTCGCCATCAGCCGCGCCGGCACCGCCAGCGCCTTCAGGGTCTCCACCGGAGACAGGCTCTTCGCCAGCCCCCAGGCCGAGGGCTGCAAGCCCTCCGCCTACGCGGCCGGCAACGGCAGGCTGGTCGCCCTCGCCACCTGCCTGGACGACGACAAGACCGCCGAGATCCAGGGCACCGACCCCGTCACCGGCAAGAAGGGCTGGACCTACCGGGTCCCCAAGGGCTTCAAGGTCACCAGCGTCTACTCCGTGGACCCCCTCGTCGTCGACCTCGGCAACGAGACCACGAAGGAACGGGTGATCACGGTCATCGGACCCGACGGCAGGCAGGGCGCCAACCTCGTCGCCGAGGGCAAGTTCCCCCTCGGCTGCGGCGACACCGACGTCTTCCGCTCCCTGCTGGTCTGCTCCTCCGCCGCCGTCGACGCCGGCACCCTCTACCTCGCCACGGCCCCGGACCGCACCGCGGGCAACGAGCTCGTCGCCTTCGACCTGGCCGGCGGCAAGCAGAAGTGGCGCACCCCGGCCGGACCCGGACGCACCCTGACCCCGCTCAAGGCCGCGAACGGGCAGCTCGTCGCCTATCGCGAGGCCGAGGACGAGCAGGGCGGCGAGATCCTCTCCGTCCCGGCCGCCGGCGGCGCCCCCACCACGCTCCTGCGCAACCCGTCGGGCCCGGCCGCGGCCGTGGAGAGCTCCTTCTCCTCCCCGAAGGCCGACTACGTCGACGGACGCTTCTTCCTCTCCGTAACGAACCTGCGGGCCAAGGGCACGGACGAGAAGCTCCTGATGGTCTTCGGCAAGTGA
- a CDS encoding PQQ-binding-like beta-propeller repeat protein, whose amino-acid sequence MSTPPPPSQPPSGGFGAPQDPPPGGFGGPVPPPAPQQPPAPPEQPPADQPAAYGYPQQPGYGYPQQPGPAGTPPPFGQPPTVPQSFPAAAPAPAGGNEVRTQLLIVGAALLAIVLIIGGGFWYTSGDGTDAGGGGRNTADGKEPGGDKPQAGPAGSEKVPANTKSKPLFNQPNPQPAEVVSVAGSWLTDTTYVKSDVAKVVGYNTVDGGKKWELPFPGELCGATRHVSDNKTAVLFKPSLPTAETKYPQCSEVGVIDLTTGKLVWSGNAKSATSGDKPVAYNEVTISGRTVAAAGVSGGAAWNLADGASLWLPKVDGEGCRDTGYAGGEALAVIRKCGQSSNYTLHAQLLDPATGAPTVSYKLAPGIEYAGIVSTKPLVVGADVGKTAKNATGLSDLFVVGPSGELKARISLADGTFAGKCAATEVEKCSNMVVGNGKLYLPSYEHQGGSSAVSRTNELLSFDLETGKQTTDRADAGEGHTIFPLRMDGSNIIAYKRPPYDKGGQVVSIDGTTMKETVLMVNPADKASQRIETAFSPEYSEYRYHDGKLFISRTTARKPYSEKSDPEYLFVSFTAS is encoded by the coding sequence ATGAGCACCCCGCCGCCCCCCAGCCAACCGCCGTCCGGCGGCTTCGGCGCGCCCCAGGATCCCCCGCCGGGCGGATTCGGCGGGCCCGTCCCGCCGCCCGCACCGCAGCAGCCCCCCGCACCGCCCGAGCAGCCCCCGGCCGACCAGCCCGCCGCCTACGGATACCCGCAGCAGCCCGGGTACGGCTACCCGCAGCAGCCCGGCCCCGCCGGCACCCCGCCGCCCTTCGGTCAGCCCCCCACCGTGCCGCAGTCCTTCCCGGCCGCGGCCCCGGCCCCGGCCGGCGGCAACGAGGTGCGCACCCAGCTGCTGATCGTCGGCGCGGCCCTGCTGGCCATCGTCCTGATCATCGGCGGCGGCTTCTGGTACACCTCGGGCGACGGGACCGACGCGGGCGGCGGCGGACGGAACACGGCCGACGGCAAGGAGCCCGGCGGCGACAAGCCGCAGGCCGGCCCCGCCGGTTCGGAGAAGGTCCCCGCCAACACCAAGTCGAAGCCGCTGTTCAACCAGCCCAACCCGCAGCCCGCCGAGGTCGTCAGCGTCGCCGGCTCCTGGCTCACCGACACCACGTACGTGAAGTCCGACGTGGCGAAGGTGGTCGGCTACAACACCGTCGACGGCGGCAAGAAGTGGGAACTGCCCTTCCCGGGCGAGCTGTGCGGCGCGACCCGGCACGTCAGCGACAACAAGACCGCCGTCCTGTTCAAGCCGTCCCTGCCGACGGCCGAGACCAAGTACCCGCAGTGCAGCGAGGTCGGCGTCATCGACCTCACCACCGGCAAGCTCGTCTGGTCCGGCAACGCCAAGAGCGCCACCAGCGGTGACAAGCCCGTCGCCTACAACGAGGTCACCATCAGCGGCCGGACCGTCGCCGCCGCCGGCGTGTCCGGCGGCGCCGCCTGGAACCTCGCCGACGGCGCGTCCCTGTGGCTGCCCAAGGTCGACGGCGAGGGCTGCCGCGACACCGGCTACGCGGGCGGCGAGGCCCTCGCGGTCATCCGCAAGTGCGGCCAGAGCTCCAACTACACGCTGCACGCGCAGTTGCTGGACCCGGCCACCGGCGCCCCGACCGTCTCCTACAAGCTCGCCCCGGGCATCGAGTACGCCGGCATCGTCTCCACCAAGCCCCTCGTCGTCGGCGCCGACGTCGGCAAGACCGCCAAGAACGCCACCGGCCTCAGCGACCTCTTCGTCGTCGGCCCCTCGGGCGAGCTGAAGGCCCGCATCTCCCTCGCCGACGGCACCTTCGCCGGCAAGTGCGCGGCCACCGAGGTCGAGAAGTGCTCCAACATGGTGGTGGGCAACGGCAAGCTGTACCTGCCCTCGTACGAGCACCAGGGGGGCTCGTCCGCCGTCAGCCGGACCAACGAACTGCTCTCGTTCGACCTGGAGACCGGCAAGCAGACCACCGACCGCGCCGACGCGGGCGAGGGCCACACCATCTTCCCGCTGCGCATGGACGGGTCGAACATCATCGCCTACAAGAGGCCGCCCTACGACAAGGGCGGCCAGGTGGTCAGCATCGACGGGACGACCATGAAGGAGACCGTCCTGATGGTGAACCCGGCGGACAAGGCGAGCCAGCGCATCGAGACCGCCTTCTCGCCCGAGTACTCCGAGTACCGCTACCACGACGGCAAGCTGTTCATCTCCCGCACGACGGCGCGCAAGCCGTACTCCGAAAAGAGCGACCCGGAGTACCTGTTCGTCTCGTTCACCGCGAGCTGA
- a CDS encoding response regulator transcription factor → MGVRVVVVDEHRLLAEALASALKLRGHRVLAAAAPAAGAAELVINRAPEVCLLGTATPAQPGVFEPVVRIKRERPQIAVVVLGPVPSPRGIAAAFAAGACGYVRQDERIEGVERALAKARAGEVAISPQLLQGAFAELLNPAAQPDDEAGRLLRLLTPREVEVLVRVAEGEDTRLIAAGMAIAPSTARTHVQRVLMKLGVGSRLEAAALAARTGLLDRAAPARPFTAGRD, encoded by the coding sequence ATGGGCGTACGGGTCGTGGTGGTCGACGAGCACCGCCTGCTGGCCGAGGCGCTCGCCTCGGCCCTGAAACTGCGCGGTCACCGGGTGCTCGCCGCGGCCGCCCCGGCCGCGGGCGCCGCCGAACTGGTCATCAACCGGGCCCCGGAGGTCTGCCTGCTCGGCACCGCCACCCCGGCCCAGCCGGGCGTCTTCGAACCCGTGGTCCGCATCAAGCGCGAGCGCCCGCAGATCGCCGTGGTCGTCCTCGGCCCGGTCCCCAGCCCGCGCGGGATCGCCGCCGCCTTCGCCGCGGGCGCCTGCGGGTACGTGCGCCAGGACGAGCGGATCGAGGGCGTCGAGCGGGCGTTGGCCAAGGCCCGGGCCGGCGAGGTCGCCATCTCCCCGCAGCTGCTCCAGGGGGCCTTCGCGGAACTGCTCAACCCGGCCGCCCAGCCCGACGACGAGGCGGGCCGGCTGCTGCGGCTGCTGACCCCGCGCGAGGTGGAGGTGCTGGTGCGGGTCGCCGAGGGCGAGGACACCCGGCTCATCGCGGCGGGCATGGCCATCGCGCCGAGCACCGCGCGCACCCACGTGCAACGGGTGCTGATGAAGCTGGGCGTGGGCTCCCGGCTGGAGGCGGCTGCGCTGGCGGCCCGTACCGGACTGCTGGACCGGGCCGCGCCCGCGCGGCCGTTCACGGCGGGCCGCGACTGA
- the galE gene encoding UDP-glucose 4-epimerase GalE, with protein sequence MSKYLVTGGAGYVGSVVAAHLLEAGHEVTVLDDLSTGFRAGVPEGAAFIEGRIQDAAEHLDGSYEAVLHFAASSQVGESVADPAKYWENNVGGTLALLNAMRAAGLRKLVFSSTAATYGEPAEGLLTEASVTAPTNPYGATKLAVDHMIAGECAAHGLAAVSLRYFNVAGAYGAFGERHAPETHLIPLVLQVALGERESISVFGEDYPTPDGTCVRDYIHVADLAEAHLAALEHATAGEHLICNLGNGSGFSVREVVETVRKVTGREIPEVVAPRRAGDPAVLVASARTAHERLGWTPSRPDLTGIIADAWNFARTRTS encoded by the coding sequence GTGAGCAAGTACCTGGTTACCGGTGGCGCCGGATACGTCGGCAGCGTGGTCGCCGCCCACCTCCTGGAGGCCGGGCACGAGGTGACCGTGCTCGACGACCTGAGCACCGGCTTCCGCGCGGGCGTGCCCGAGGGCGCCGCCTTCATCGAGGGCCGCATCCAGGACGCCGCCGAGCACCTGGACGGCTCCTACGAGGCCGTCCTGCACTTCGCGGCGTCCTCGCAGGTCGGCGAGTCCGTGGCCGACCCGGCCAAGTACTGGGAGAACAACGTCGGCGGCACCCTCGCGCTGCTGAACGCCATGCGCGCGGCGGGCCTGCGCAAGCTGGTCTTCTCCTCCACCGCCGCCACCTACGGCGAGCCCGCGGAGGGCCTGCTGACCGAGGCCTCGGTCACCGCGCCGACCAACCCGTACGGGGCGACCAAGCTGGCCGTGGACCACATGATCGCGGGGGAGTGCGCGGCGCACGGCCTGGCCGCGGTGTCCCTGCGCTACTTCAACGTGGCCGGTGCGTACGGGGCGTTCGGCGAGCGGCACGCGCCCGAGACCCACCTGATCCCGCTGGTGCTCCAGGTCGCCCTGGGCGAGCGGGAGTCGATCTCGGTGTTCGGCGAGGACTACCCGACGCCGGACGGCACCTGCGTGCGCGACTACATCCACGTCGCGGACCTCGCGGAGGCGCACCTGGCCGCGCTGGAGCACGCCACCGCGGGCGAACACCTGATCTGCAACCTCGGCAACGGCAGCGGCTTCTCGGTGCGCGAGGTCGTCGAGACGGTCCGCAAGGTCACCGGCAGGGAGATCCCCGAGGTCGTCGCCCCGCGCCGGGCCGGCGACCCGGCCGTGCTCGTCGCCTCCGCCCGTACCGCCCACGAGCGCCTCGGCTGGACCCCGAGCCGCCCCGACCTCACCGGCATCATCGCGGACGCCTGGAACTTCGCGCGCACGCGGACCTCCTGA
- a CDS encoding response regulator transcription factor, protein MVRIRVLVVDDHRIFAESLAAALAAEPDVDVSAAGSGPAALRCLERAVAEGRRFDVLLVDADLGIVAGAVPARREPGSGPPSLAVADGISLVAGVRVSHPGVRTVVLAERDDARRAALALQAGASGWVAKDCSLSRLLAVIRGVLREETHLPPALLTGVLRELTAARKHRTDSERLVESLTPREHEVLRCMVAGLGRKDVAARLFLSPHTVRTHMQNVLGKLGVHSTLAAVALARRAGVRPAELAGDVVERSGQLA, encoded by the coding sequence GTGGTTCGTATCCGGGTTCTCGTCGTCGACGATCACCGCATCTTCGCCGAATCGCTCGCAGCCGCACTCGCGGCCGAGCCGGACGTGGACGTGTCCGCGGCCGGCAGCGGCCCCGCCGCGCTGCGCTGCCTCGAACGCGCGGTGGCCGAGGGCCGCCGCTTCGACGTCCTGCTGGTCGACGCCGACCTCGGCATCGTCGCCGGGGCGGTCCCCGCCCGGCGCGAGCCGGGCTCCGGGCCACCGTCGCTCGCCGTCGCGGACGGCATCTCGCTGGTCGCGGGGGTGCGGGTGTCCCACCCGGGGGTCCGCACGGTGGTCCTCGCCGAGCGGGACGACGCCCGGCGGGCCGCGCTCGCGCTGCAGGCCGGCGCCTCGGGCTGGGTGGCCAAGGACTGCTCCCTCTCGCGGCTGCTGGCCGTCATCCGCGGGGTGCTGCGCGAGGAGACCCACCTGCCGCCCGCCCTGCTGACCGGGGTGCTGCGCGAGCTGACCGCCGCGCGCAAGCACCGCACGGACAGCGAACGGCTCGTGGAGTCGCTGACCCCGCGGGAGCACGAGGTGCTGCGCTGCATGGTGGCGGGGCTGGGCCGCAAGGACGTGGCGGCCCGGCTGTTCCTGTCCCCGCACACGGTCCGCACGCACATGCAGAACGTGCTCGGCAAGCTCGGCGTGCACTCCACGCTCGCGGCGGTGGCGCTGGCCCGCAGAGCCGGGGTGCGACCCGCGGAGCTAGCCGGGGATGTTGTCGAACGGAGCGGTCAGCTGGCGTAG
- a CDS encoding MarR family winged helix-turn-helix transcriptional regulator, with product MEDEVDRLVAAWRRERPDLDVEPLEVLSRVSRLARHLDRARRLAFSEHGLEPWEFDVLTSLRRAGAPYQLSPGQLLTQTLVTSGTMTNRIDRLAKKGLVERLPDPSDRRGVLVRLTSEGRDRADQSLAGLLAQERAILARLSQNQRGDLAALLRQLTAPFDNIPG from the coding sequence ATGGAGGACGAGGTCGACCGACTGGTCGCGGCATGGCGGCGGGAGCGCCCTGACCTCGACGTGGAACCGCTTGAGGTGCTCAGCCGCGTCAGCAGGCTCGCGCGCCACCTCGACCGTGCCCGCAGACTGGCCTTCTCCGAGCACGGCCTGGAGCCGTGGGAGTTCGACGTGCTGACCTCGCTACGACGGGCCGGCGCGCCCTACCAGCTCTCCCCCGGGCAGCTGCTCACCCAGACCCTGGTCACCTCGGGCACCATGACCAATCGCATCGACCGGCTCGCCAAGAAGGGCCTCGTCGAGCGGCTCCCGGACCCCAGCGACCGCCGCGGGGTCCTGGTGCGCCTCACCTCCGAGGGCCGGGACCGCGCGGACCAGTCCCTCGCCGGGCTGCTGGCCCAGGAGCGGGCGATCCTGGCCCGGCTCTCGCAGAACCAGCGCGGCGACCTCGCCGCGCTGCTACGCCAGCTGACCGCTCCGTTCGACAACATCCCCGGCTAG
- a CDS encoding trans-aconitate 2-methyltransferase: MQSDTAPAHTAPAPGARTSGAPGPTVPTWDPGQYLRHADHRARPFLDLLARIPEPPGRPARIADLGCGPGNVTALLADRWPEARISGFDLSREMLERATAEHAGPTAGGGSLDFHPADLAHWIPEEPYDLIVSNAALQWVPGHPGSFAAWIGWLRPGGTFAFQVPGNFAAPSHALLAELCESPRWRSRLGGHGARSVHQLDPAAYLDRLTGLGCTADVWETTYHQLLHGPDPVLDWVKGTALRPVLTALGDDRPAVEAFLDTYRELLREAYPSGPRGTVFPFRRIFAVARRDA, encoded by the coding sequence ATGCAGTCCGACACCGCACCGGCCCACACCGCTCCGGCCCCCGGGGCCCGGACGTCCGGCGCCCCCGGTCCCACCGTGCCCACCTGGGACCCCGGGCAGTACCTCCGGCACGCCGACCACCGCGCCCGCCCCTTCCTGGACCTCCTGGCCCGGATCCCCGAACCGCCCGGCCGGCCCGCGCGCATCGCCGACCTCGGCTGCGGCCCCGGCAACGTCACCGCGCTGCTCGCCGATCGCTGGCCCGAGGCCCGCATCAGCGGCTTCGACCTCTCCCGCGAGATGCTGGAGCGCGCCACCGCGGAGCACGCCGGCCCCACCGCCGGCGGCGGCAGCCTCGACTTCCACCCGGCCGACCTCGCGCACTGGATCCCGGAGGAGCCCTACGACCTGATCGTCTCCAACGCCGCCCTCCAGTGGGTCCCCGGCCATCCCGGGTCCTTCGCCGCCTGGATCGGCTGGCTGCGCCCCGGCGGCACCTTCGCCTTCCAGGTCCCCGGCAACTTCGCCGCCCCCAGCCACGCCCTGCTCGCCGAGCTCTGCGAGTCCCCGCGCTGGCGCTCCCGCCTCGGCGGCCACGGCGCCCGCTCCGTCCACCAGCTCGACCCCGCCGCGTACCTCGACCGCCTCACCGGCCTCGGCTGCACCGCGGACGTCTGGGAGACCACCTACCACCAGCTGCTGCACGGCCCCGACCCGGTGCTCGACTGGGTCAAGGGCACCGCCCTGCGCCCGGTGCTCACCGCCCTCGGCGACGACCGGCCGGCCGTGGAGGCCTTCCTCGACACGTACCGGGAGCTGCTGCGCGAGGCCTACCCGTCCGGCCCGCGCGGCACCGTCTTCCCGTTCCGCCGCATCTTCGCCGTCGCCCGCAGGGACGCCTGA
- a CDS encoding TetR/AcrR family transcriptional regulator: MMGGVAIDGSNPSSDKPRRGRRVRMTGAERRQQLLDIGRTLFAEKGFEGTSVEEIAAKAGVSKPVVYEHFGGKEGLYAVVVDREMRQLLDGVTGALTAGHPRELLEQAAFALLDYIESYTDGFRILVRDSPVAQSTGTFASLISDIATQVEDILGLEFKARGFDPKLAPLYAQALVGMVALTGQWWLDVRRPKKAEVAAHLVNLAWHGLDKLESKPQLVGRRKS; this comes from the coding sequence ATGATGGGGGGCGTGGCGATCGACGGCAGCAATCCCAGCAGTGACAAGCCCAGGCGCGGCCGACGGGTCCGGATGACGGGCGCGGAGCGGCGTCAGCAGTTGCTGGACATCGGCCGGACGCTCTTCGCGGAGAAGGGCTTCGAGGGCACGTCGGTGGAGGAGATCGCGGCGAAGGCCGGGGTGTCCAAGCCGGTGGTGTACGAGCACTTCGGCGGCAAGGAGGGCCTGTACGCGGTCGTCGTGGACCGCGAGATGCGCCAGCTGCTGGACGGGGTGACGGGCGCGCTGACGGCCGGGCACCCGCGGGAGCTGCTGGAGCAGGCGGCGTTCGCGCTGCTGGACTACATCGAGTCGTACACGGACGGTTTCCGCATCCTCGTGCGGGACTCGCCGGTCGCGCAGTCGACGGGCACCTTCGCCTCGCTGATCAGCGACATCGCGACGCAGGTCGAGGACATCCTGGGCCTGGAGTTCAAGGCCCGCGGCTTCGATCCGAAGCTCGCACCGCTGTACGCGCAGGCGCTGGTCGGCATGGTGGCGCTGACCGGGCAGTGGTGGCTGGACGTGCGCCGGCCGAAGAAGGCGGAGGTCGCCGCGCACCTGGTGAACCTGGCCTGGCACGGGCTGGACAAGCTGGAGTCCAAGCCGCAGCTGGTGGGCCGCCGCAAGAGCTGA